TTGCTCTTGAGTTTATAGTTTTTTGAAATAAAGAAATTTTATTAAAAAAGTAAAATACATAAAATAATGAAAATGCCTTGATTTGTTTTTGACCATATTGTTCATACAAATTCATCATTTGTGTAGCTCTTTCTTGCATAATAGGTTTTAAAGCTAAAATCAAGAGTAATAAAATGACATTAGCTATAATGATAGTTAGCAAAATAATTCAAGAGTATAACGAAATTACAAACATAAATATTAACGGTATAACAGAATAGCTAACAAATTTAAAAATATGCTCATGAAAGAGTTCTAAAATTAAAATTGCATTATTAGAATATTCGTTTAAAAATGAAATAGTTTTATTTTTATTTTGATAAATGTTATAAACAGTATCTTGTGTTAAATTATGAACTATTTTTTCTTGAATTTGTTGGTATGTTCTAGCTTGAGTGGCTAATTTAAATTTGTTAAAAAATCAACTGATGAGAACATAAAATAACATTGATAAAACATTAATAGATAATCAAGTATATAAAACTGAATTAAATGAAGTAGAGTTGCTAAAATATTCAATAATAAATTTATAAGAGAGCGTGTGTAGAGAAAGTAAAACAGTAAGTAAATTTTGAAATAAAAAAACTATTAAATTTCTAAATTTTTCTAATTTTAAAATCTGAAATACCATTTATTTTCCTTCTTTTTTCTTTCTTTTTATATTATTTTTTTGCATTTTCTTTTTTTAATTTTTTATATTTTAAAGAAGCTTTTAAAAAGGCATCAAATAATGGATGTGGTTTTAAAGGTCTAGCTAGAAATTCTGGATGATATTGAACTCCTAAATAAAAAATGTGTTTTGGATCTTCACAAGCTTCGATTAGTTCAGATTGTGGATGTTTTGCTGAAAAAATAAATCTTTCATCTTCTAAAACAGGAACAAATTCTTTAACTACTTCATATCTATGACGATGTCTTTCTGTGGTTTTGCTTGTTTTGTATATTTTTTCAATTAAAGAATCTTTTTTAAATTCAACTTCAGAAGCACCTAATCTAAGAGTACCACCTAATTGTAGTTTGTCTCCATCTTTAATATTAAAATCTAAAACATATACTTCATCTTTTTCTGTTGCAAACTCTTTAGAATTTGCATTGATAATCCCTTTGTGTCTTGCTTGAGCAACAGTCATAGCTTGCATTCCTAAACAAATACCAAAAGTAGGAATATTATTTTCTTTTGTGAAAGCAGCTGCTTTTACTTTGTTTTCAAAGCCACGTTTACCAAATCCTGGCAGGATAACAACTCCGTCTGCTTCTTTTAATGTTTCTAAATTCATTGATTCTTTTTTATCAGAAGTAGTAGTATCTAAAAATTTTAGTTCAATATCTGTTTTATTATATACTCCTGAAATTCTTAAAGCTTCAACGATAGATTTATAAGCATCAACAAATTCTGTATATTTTCCTAACATCATTATTTTTAAAGTTTCTTCTTTTTTAGAATTATATAACTCTTCAAATTGTTTCCACTTTGTTAAATCAGCCGGTTTTTGTTCTAATTTAAAGTAATCTAAAATAGACTGAACAACGTGTTTTTCTTCGAAATATAAAGGAATTTCATAGACATTTTTAAGATCTGGTATAGAAACCACATTTTTGATAGGTAACAATGAAGCTTTTGCTACTTTCATTGCGGTTTCTTTATTTAGTTCTTTGTGAGTTCTTAAAAAAATCATGTTTGGACGAATACCCATAGCATGTAATTTAGATACAGAAAATTGTGTAGGCTTTGTTTTGAAGTCTTTTGATGTTTCTAAGAAAGGAACATAAGTTAAATGTACATAATAAGAATTTTCAAAATCGCTTTCATAACCCATTTGTGAAATTGCATATAAAAATAAGTTAGATTCAATATCACCAACAGTTCCACCTATTTCTACTAAAACAAAGTCAGTGTTGTATTTTTTTTCTATATTTTTTAAGATGTTTATAATTTCATCACTAACGTGTGGGATATACTGCAAAGTCTTTCCGTTGTATAGTCCTTTTCTTTCTTTTTCAAGGATTTTTGAAATAATTTTTCCACTTGTAAAGTTAGAATCTTTGGAAAGATTTTCATCTGTAAATCTTTCATAATGACCCAAATCTAGGTCAGTTTCTCCTCCATCTTCAGTAACATAAACCTCTCCATGTTCGTAAGGAGATAAAACTCCAGGATCTACATTTAAATAAGGATCTAATTTGATTATGAAGACAGAATATCCACGATATTTTAGTAAATTACCTAAAGAAGAAACAACAATTCCTTTTCCAATACCTGATAAAACACCACCGGTTACAAAAATAAACTTAGACATAATTTCCTTTATATTCTTTAATGATAATACAATTTTTAATATATTTTAAAATAAAAAAAACAAAAAAATAAGAGTATGAGCTCTTATTTTTAAAAGGGATAAATAATTACACTTCTAATTTAATTTTAATAGAAGGTCCCATTGAAGCAGACACAGTAAGGTTTTTAATATATGTACCTTTTACTACGCTTGGTTTTAATTTTTTAATTAAATTAATTAATGTTTGAGCATTTTCAGTCAATGCTGTGGTTTCCATAGAAACTTTTCCAATTAAAGAGTGAACAATTCCGTATTTATCAGCTCTATAATT
This Mycoplasma sp. 1654_15 DNA region includes the following protein-coding sequences:
- a CDS encoding CTP synthase, which translates into the protein MSKFIFVTGGVLSGIGKGIVVSSLGNLLKYRGYSVFIIKLDPYLNVDPGVLSPYEHGEVYVTEDGGETDLDLGHYERFTDENLSKDSNFTSGKIISKILEKERKGLYNGKTLQYIPHVSDEIINILKNIEKKYNTDFVLVEIGGTVGDIESNLFLYAISQMGYESDFENSYYVHLTYVPFLETSKDFKTKPTQFSVSKLHAMGIRPNMIFLRTHKELNKETAMKVAKASLLPIKNVVSIPDLKNVYEIPLYFEEKHVVQSILDYFKLEQKPADLTKWKQFEELYNSKKEETLKIMMLGKYTEFVDAYKSIVEALRISGVYNKTDIELKFLDTTTSDKKESMNLETLKEADGVVILPGFGKRGFENKVKAAAFTKENNIPTFGICLGMQAMTVAQARHKGIINANSKEFATEKDEVYVLDFNIKDGDKLQLGGTLRLGASEVEFKKDSLIEKIYKTSKTTERHRHRYEVVKEFVPVLEDERFIFSAKHPQSELIEACEDPKHIFYLGVQYHPEFLARPLKPHPLFDAFLKASLKYKKLKKENAKK